The nucleotide window GCGCCGGCGCACCCCGGGGAGCGGCTCCCGCTGCCCCCGCGCCGCGGCACCGTCCCACCGTGCCAGCACCACCGACTGCTGTTTGCCGggacccccagtgtccccagtgcgGCCCCACCGCTGCGTGTGGACACACCAGCCACCTGCCACCACAGAGAATCTGTCCCCACCGTCGAGGCACTGTCCCCACCGCCACAGCACTGTGCCCACGGCCCCATCCCCGTGGCCACGCCGGCACCACTCGGACACGGCCTTAtgtcccccattccccatccctgtcccacaAACCCCCCTGTACCCCTAGTCCCGTCCCCGTCCTCACAGCCACCCTGCCCACCATACCCCGTTGTCCCCATGTCCTTACCTCGTCCCAGTGCCCGTCCCGCCGCCACGCTGTCCCGCGGCACCGTCAGAGCGAAGGTCTCGGCGGTGAAGCCGGGCTGGCACGACGCTGCCCGCTGGCACAGCCGCTGCCCGCTCTGCCCGGAGAGAGACGTTAGCACCGGGCAGGGTCCCAGGCAAGGTCCCGCTGCCCGGCAGGGTCTCGGCGGGGTCCCGAGCAGGGTCCTGCCGCCCCATTCCGTagctcacctggagcaggaACAAGAGAAGGCAGAGCGGGACCGAGCAACCCGCCCGCAGCCCCATGGCCGGTGCCGGTTGCTGCCGGAGGGATCGGGCGCTGCCGCCACGGAGTCGCAGGTGCGTCCGGTCCCCTCCCGatccctccctgcaggtgtcGACCCCGCCGAGAAccgccccgtcccgccccgACGGGAGGCGGTgccgccccgcccgcgctcGGAACCCCGGTAACCCCGACGCCCGGTGCCCGGTACACCCACGGTAGCGGTGTGGTATTTTTCCCACGGTCTCCGGTACCGTGGTACCCCCGTCACCCCTTCAGCCCCTGGTACCCCTGTACCCCACCAGCCCCCAGTACTCTCAACACCCCTGGTGCTCTGCCCGTCCCGGGTACTCCCGGTTTCCCGTACCCCTGATatttccagccccagccacaCAGCCCTCATGCTTCCCATGCCTCTCCCGTCCAGGGCAGCGGGAGTAGGGAGTGTTGGTGGGTGACACGAGCCAGGTGTaccccagggtgtccccatgCTGGCGCCCCACAGATCCCggctctgcagcaggggaaAACATCATACCCAGGGAcccctcaggcaggaagggcCCCTCAGGATGAAGCAGTCCCCAGCTTCCCCCACACCCCTCTgtcccaaagcacagcacagctgggggtGACCCTATGGAAGGGGACCCCCAGGGATCCCCAGTACTATCAGCTGCCCCCACCCTGTGTCAGGAGTTGATCCTGGAGCCAGTGGGAGACCCCCAGAGCTAAGGATCCTGACAGGGCCAGAGAGGCTGCTGTGCCCTCCTTTACTAGCACCCATGGTCATCTCAGGGGGCTGGGGTGGCAGCCTGGGGGTAgcagggctctggctgcccaGGCCAGGACAGATTTAGCACCAGGAATGCTAATGCCACCAGTGTAACTCACATGAAGGACAGATTTGTGGTCAGTGCCCTGCCCATGCAGATCAGCATCCCTTGGGGACAAGGACACCCTGGGGGAGGCATGGGCACCGTGGgtgacactgcagctgtgccatAGATTCCACACTGTGGTGGGAAAggggggacagggctgaggaggggtcactgcagggctgggggcagcactGATCTTCAGGGCACAAAATGACAGAGAGCCTGGAACatctaaaaaaaccaaatcctttATTAAAACTGACCCAGCTCCCATCCCCTTGTCCGCAGCATCACACGCCATCATTCCATACCTTAAAAAATAGATAATAACCACAAAAACGCAGGCGAGGAGGTGAGGGGGCTGCGCTGGGgtggggggcacagcagggggaACTCCCCAAGGCACAAAAGCAGCAAtaaggcaggagcagcaggctgggggtcCCTAGTCATCGTCCTCGCCGCCGCCATAGAGCTCGGCCAGCTTGCGGAAGCGGCCGCCCCACTCGTTGAGGTAGTCGTAGTCCTGGTCGCCGTCGGACGCCGAGGAGTTGAGGGAGCTGAGCGAGGTGGCCTCCGAGCCGCTGCCCTCGTAGTCAAACACCAGCAGCGAGTCGTAGGGGGGGGCCGTGGGGTCCGTGTCGGCTGCCTTCAGGttctgggggagcagaggggtcagtgcctgtgtcccctgtgctgtcaccCCCCAGGCTCTCCAGGGCAGGACTCACCTCCTCGATGAAGGTGCCGATGTCGTCGGGGttggcggggcggggccggtACTGGGGGGCTGCCATGAGCGGGGGGGCCACATCATTGCGGATCACCTCGGGCCGGGCGTCCAGCCCCCGGTGCAGCTGCCGCAGGTCATAGTTCTGGGGACACACATGCACGGGGAGGGGCAGAGTCACGTTGCCCACACTGCTACCAGACCCCTGATCCCCACACCCACCTGGTCCTCCTCGCCGCCACCCTCTTCCCCATAGTAGAAGATGTTGTCCCTTGTGTCAtcttcaggcagcagcagtggctcctttgtcaccttcctcctcctcatgaagagcagcagcaacagcaggaTTACTGGGAGGAAGAGTGCCATCAGAAGGGACATGTGTCCCCCACCGTGCCCGGGGtatccccacagccccaggagccccaCTCAcgcagcagggccagcagtgcaCCCAGGGTGGCGAGGACGAAGGGCAGGGCGGTGACAGGCTGGGGtctctggggacagccctgtgccagcccctcgCAGGCACAGACCCGTGCGGTGACAATGGTCACTTGGGCTCTGCCCGGCTGGTCCAGCAGCCGCAGGTACACGCTGTAGGTGTCCGGCTCCAGCGGTGCCACCAGCcgcagtgtcactgtgtcacctATGTGAGATTGAGGAATGATGATGCACCAGGAATgcagccatggcacagctgcctctgccaaGGACCCCCCACATTATGTTCAGCCTCACTGCAATACCTGTGTCCCCCACCTCCACAGTCCAGCTGTCCTCCGAGCCGTGGGTGAGCTCGGCGCGGAAGGGGCCGGTGTTGGGGGGCAGGTCTCGGTCGGTGAtggtgaggagctggggctggggactgCGCTGGCAGACAGTGATGTCCCGTGGCTCAGCCTCAGGGCCGTTGTCGTTCACAtccagcagggtgaggagtaGTGTGCCCGTGCCCGTGGCTGGCGGTGAGCCTGGTGGGGACAATGCTGGAGGGaggaccccaaacccaggacTCTTGTGGGGACATGGGTGACTGAGCAggcatggggacagagggagccTCAAAATCAAGACTTTTCCAGGGACAGAGACTCTCTGGGCAAGGGTGGGAACAGAGAGGACTGATGCTGGAGGGGGGACTCCCAAACCCAGGATCCTTACAGTGCTGGGGTGCCCCGGGCAGGGGTTGGGCCAGTCAACCCCCACACCGCtccatgctggagctgggatgtgtttCCTGGTGATGGCAGCATGTGCCCCTCACGAGGCAGGGGGAACAAGGGCCCTTTCATGTCCCTCACCATCatccactgccagcagcacggCCATGTAGGTGCTGTTCTTGACGAAGGGGGACTCGCGGTCCAGGTGGTCCCGCGCGGTCACCAGGCCATTCTCGGGGTGCACAGCCAGCCAACCTGCCGGGTCGTGCCCCACCAGGAacctggggggcacaggggagctggtgctgcagcgAGGGGCAGCAGCGACCCCCCAAACCTGCACTCCAATCCTGTCCCCGCTCACTTGATCCTCTGGCCCTGTGCCTTGTCAGGGTCCTTGGCCGTGCAGGCGGTGAGGGTCTGCCCCGGGGGCACATCCTCTGACACCGTGGCCAGCTGCACCAGCGGCACAAACACCGGGGCCTCATTGACATCCTCCACAGTGACTGTCACCGTGGCTGTGGCCATCGGCAGCTTCACGATGAAGGGGACCTCGTTGGCCACTGCCACGTGGAGCACAAACTGCTGCTTGGCCTCGTAGTCCAGACCCTGGGAGAGGGGAGACACGGGCAGTGAGAGCAGGACAGGCTCACCTCACTGTGGGCAGCAGTGGGGTTGCACGGGGTGGCACAGACCTTGGCGGTGCGGAGGATGCCCTCGTTGGTGGCAGGGTCGGTGCTGATGGCAAAGGCACCCCCGTCGTTGCCGCGCAGGATGGAGTACACGGCTCGCCAGGCCGGCGTGCCGGGCTCGTCCAGGTCGGTGACAGCCAGCCGGGCCACCTCCCGCCCGGCCACGTTCTCGGGCACGGCCGCCTCGTACTGCGGGTCAGGGGCACCATCAGCACCACGGCCCAGCGGGCACCAGGGACGGTCACACCCATGGGGGGCCCACTTTACCATTTTGGGGTCAAACTCAGGGGCGTTGTCATTGACATCGGCAATCTCGATGACGGCCAGAGCTGTGGTGGTCAGTCCCTCACCATCCAGGTCAGCTGCCTGCACGGTCAGTGTGTACTCCCGCACACGCTGTggtggacagacagacagacactcTGTCAGCCCCTGCTTGGGGCTGGGACCCCTGcccacagtgctgcagagcccacCTCCCGGTCGAGACCACTGGCGATCACGCTGAGGGTGCCAGTGGCCCGGTTGACAGTGAACATTTGGGGATGGGGCTCCCGTGGCTCCTGGCTGAGGATGGAGTAGGCGATGACACCATTGTAGCTCTCCACCGCATCATCTGCATCTGTGGCTGTCACCTGCATGATGGAGGTGCCTGGGGATGTAGATGTCCAGGTAAGTGGGATGCTGGGGGGAACAGTGCCAGGACTGTGCCCAAGGAGCATGGCTGGTGGGGTGCAGGGCTTCCCCAAGGCACAGGGACCCACCTGGCAGAGCTCCCTCTGGCACAGAGCCCCTGAACACCTCCTGTGTGAACTGGGGCTTGTTGTCATTCTGGTCTGTCACTGTCACAATGATCTCCATCGGCTCCTCCACCGGCTTCCCGTTCTCAGACACGGCGTGGGAGAAGAGCTGCGGGGTGGGGTGTGAGTGGGGGCCTGGCAGAGCACCTTAACATCACCCTCGTGTCCCCAGGCAAGGACCTACGTGGTACTTGTCAATGTGCTCACGGTCCAGCGGCTGCGTCACTTTCATCCAGCCCGACTCCTTCTCAATGGTGAAGATGCCCTCGGGGGGGGcatctgctccctgccctgtgatGCTGTAGAAGATCTTGGTGTCTCTGTCCCGGTTGGATTTGATCTGAGAGTTGACACAGACCAAGGGGACGAGGtcagcatcccccagcccacCACACCCTGCCCCGATGCAGTGGCGACCATCAGCACCCATCTCCATGCCCAGACTGACCAGCCTCATACCTGAACCAGCTTCTTGGGGAAGGGGCCCCTCTCATTTTCAGGAACCTTGATGGGGGGGATCACCCAGTCCCTCTTCTGCCTCCTGAGAGCAGCgtgagccctggggagctcctgTGGGATGGGGGTGAGTGAGGGCACAGCCGGCTGGGGGAGCAAGGGATGAGGGATACGCGGTGCACATTACCTGGGGGGACCGCCTGCTCTCTGCGGGAActggggcagggtctggctGGCCAGCAGTATCCCGGGGGGGTACAGCGAGCGCCCTGCCCACCCCCAGCAGCCGCACGGGGCCCCCGTCCTCCCGCACCCCGACATCGGGCTCCTCCGTCCTGTGTGGACCCGCGCAGCCTCCGGAGCTCCCTGCGAGGGCGAGGGGTCAGGGGGATGGGGGGACCTCTCCCCCGACACCCCCAAGCctcaaacaccagctccagcaaTCCCCCAGAGTCGCGATTCGGAGTGAGGCAGGGGACGGTAGACGAGGGGGAGAGGACACCAGGAGCGGGCAGGGAACACCGGGCGCCGTACGGAGCGCGGTGGAAGTTTCGGTGGAAGTTTCGGCTTTGTTTCACCGATGATGGGAAATTCCTGGgcgggcagagccctgccccagccccctcccGGTGTGTCACCCCCTCGGGGCTCCCAACCCCCCGTGGCCAGATCATTGGGCACTGAATCTCCCTCCCCCGCCTCCCACGCTGCATCCCTCGTGCTGGACACAGCCCCGGCTCCGCACCCCCCCGGGGGAAGGATTAGGGGATTAGCGGAGCTGAGCCAGCTCCGGGCGGCCGAGCGGCCcagggcggggctggggggctgcgGAAGGCGTGCgatggggcagggagagctgtgccCCACGGCTGCTCCACACCGGAGGGAGCGAGCCCAGGGGCGACGGCGGGGCCATGTGGGGAGCAGCAACCGCGCCCCGAGGGCAGTACCGGGGCCCCTTCCAGTCGCGATGGCCGCGATAAGAGACTTTaatggggctggaggggcatTAGTCACCCTGGCAAGTGGGGCACGAGGAGCCCGAGGAGGCCCCCAATCCCTGTCAtggggagcccccagccccactccccaGCTGTAGCACGGGTTGCGGTTCCCACCGAAGGGCCAGGTGGCACAGGGGGCACCCCCCCATGTTCTC belongs to Oenanthe melanoleuca isolate GR-GAL-2019-014 chromosome 11, OMel1.0, whole genome shotgun sequence and includes:
- the LOC130257945 gene encoding LOW QUALITY PROTEIN: B-cadherin-like (The sequence of the model RefSeq protein was modified relative to this genomic sequence to represent the inferred CDS: inserted 2 bases in 1 codon), whose protein sequence is MEGSRALPRNAWGVLGPLSGAGRYLRGRRLTWGVXRGGTGRDAAGGDRSGGGGSNNGRAMRGPRSGLCPLSIFTLLLLSPLLPAAALSPAPPCVLPGLRRGPLPAPGSSGGCAGPHRTEEPDVGVREDGGPVRLLGVGRALAVPPRDTAGQPDPAPVPAESRRSPQELPRAHAALRRQKRDWVIPPIKVPENERGPFPKKLVQIKSNRDRDTKIFYSITGQGADAPPEGIFTIEKESGWMKVTQPLDREHIDKYHLFSHAVSENGKPVEEPMEIIVTVTDQNDNKPQFTQEVFRGSVPEGALPGTSIMQVTATDADDAVESYNGVIAYSILSQEPREPHPQMFTVNRATGTLSVIASGLDRERVREYTLTVQAADLDGEGLTTTALAVIEIADVNDNAPEFDPKMYEAAVPENVAGREVARLAVTDLDEPGTPAWRAVYSILRGNDGGAFAISTDPATNEGILRTAKGLDYEAKQQFVLHVAVANEVPFIVKLPMATATVTVTVEDVNEAPVFVPLVQLATVSEDVPPGQTLTACTAKDPDKAQGQRIKFLVGHDPAGWLAVHPENGLVTARDHLDRESPFVKNSTYMAVLLAVDDGSPPATGTGTLLLTLLDVNDNGPEAEPRDITVCQRSPQPQLLTITDRDLPPNTGPFRAELTHGSEDSWTVEVGDTGDTVTLRLVAPLEPDTYSVYLRLLDQPGRAQVTIVTARVCACEGLAQGCPQRPQPVTALPFVLATLGALLALLLILLLLLLFMRRRKVTKEPLLLPEDDTRDNIFYYGEEGGGEEDQNYDLRQLHRGLDARPEVIRNDVAPPLMAAPQYRPRPANPDDIGTFIEENLKAADTDPTAPPYDSLLVFDYEGSGSEATSLSSLNSSASDGDQDYDYLNEWGGRFRKLAELYGGGEDDD